From bacterium:
CCATGCTGTTAAAGGATGCGCCGTTTGCGATCCGGGCAAGGATCTGCTCAGCGGATCTCTCTACAGCTTCGTCCTTTTCCACTGGAGCCCCCTCATCAACAGCCAGCAGGATATGACTTACAGTGGAAGTGGTTTTCCTGGGATAGGTCTTGAGATAGAGCTCCTGCAGTTCACTGTCCGAGGCCTGAATTTGGCTGGACAGGGCAAGGCCCATTGCTTTGTTGATGGTGATCTGGACCCGGAGGTTCTCCCTGAACGACTCAAGAGTGTCCCCTGTGGAGGCAAGGGCTTTTTCAAACTGATCTGGAGCTATTTTGTTTTTCTCACGGATGGAAGTTTCCGTTTGATCCAACTCTTCCGTTGAAACGGAGATGTTTTTTCCGGCTGCCCATATAAGAACAAGTTGTCGCTCTATAAGAAGATCCAGGATCTTTTCCCTGGGGAGATTGGGATTCTGTTCGATGGCGGCTGTAAGTTCACGATGAGTTATGGCCTCATTACCTACACGGGCCACCACCCTGTCACCGGCAAAAGCTGCCGATGCCATGAAGTTCATAGACAGGAGAAAGATGGTGAGAACGGTCCTCATTTAAGAAATATCCTCCAGATTCTCCGGGTATATGATGATCCTGGCCTGCTTCTTCAGGGATTCG
This genomic window contains:
- a CDS encoding peptidylprolyl isomerase, coding for MRTVLTIFLLSMNFMASAAFAGDRVVARVGNEAITHRELTAAIEQNPNLPREKILDLLIERQLVLIWAAGKNISVSTEELDQTETSIREKNKIAPDQFEKALASTGDTLESFRENLRVQITINKAMGLALSSQIQASDSELQELYLKTYPRKTTSTVSHILLAVDEGAPVEKDEAVERSAEQILARIANGASFNSMVSEYSQDSSSADKGGRLGTFNEGELLPELENLAATLEPGEVGGPVRTSAGYHILRLESRGTVEPPPFTEVRNTLERSLMADREESVRTRWLNELKKTTYIEVFPDDG